A single Candidatus Desulfarcum epimagneticum DNA region contains:
- a CDS encoding hypothetical protein (Evidence 5 : Unknown function), which yields MDDKSGPGGPLEEKSLDGEPGEIIDLVDVVFDDDDGGEFPEEPEPLREAPRDLDAPPGDPEAQTGEDVALSEKQVEQALERVIRNIFQEKIEGMLVQAVEKTVEKEIERISALLKSVVSEQEK from the coding sequence ATGGACGATAAAAGCGGACCGGGCGGCCCCCTGGAGGAGAAATCCCTGGACGGGGAGCCGGGGGAGATTATCGATCTGGTGGATGTGGTGTTTGACGATGACGACGGCGGGGAGTTTCCCGAAGAACCGGAGCCTTTGAGAGAAGCGCCCCGGGATCTGGACGCGCCGCCGGGGGACCCGGAGGCTCAGACCGGGGAGGATGTCGCGCTTTCGGAAAAGCAGGTGGAACAGGCCCTGGAACGGGTGATCCGAAACATATTCCAGGAGAAAATCGAGGGAATGTTGGTTCAAGCCGTTGAAAAAACAGTGGAAAAAGAAATCGAACGGATATCGGCGCTTCTGAAAAGCGTTGTGAGCGAACAGGAAAAATAG
- a CDS encoding conserved exported hypothetical protein (Evidence 4 : Unknown function but conserved in other organisms), which translates to MSPVGMNGKKRKGIFIVIILILALSPCPAPAGEIETVLIVSIDALHPDALGEKTSKTIHSVMKKGVFTMKGQSVSPPLTLLSHAAMFSGVGPGKGGRKDNSWKPGWNQIRHKTIFDHAKSSRFSTGFFYSKEKLGFLLSDAVDQHKLDPDFSVENAEAFFKKPGRKKFCFLHVGGLDRTGPTEGWLSKGYMEELFFIDESLSSLVELITSKKGYLLIITSDHAGHGTIHGSDHPDDAKLPLAMVSDIADLERYQGMDYCVTKLKAMLKEILSW; encoded by the coding sequence TTGAGTCCTGTGGGCATGAATGGCAAAAAACGTAAAGGGATTTTCATTGTAATCATTCTGATCCTGGCATTGTCGCCATGCCCGGCGCCGGCTGGGGAAATTGAAACCGTTTTAATTGTTTCCATAGACGCGCTTCATCCGGACGCGCTGGGGGAAAAGACATCAAAAACCATTCATTCGGTCATGAAGAAAGGCGTTTTTACCATGAAGGGGCAAAGCGTTTCCCCTCCCCTGACGTTATTAAGCCATGCGGCCATGTTCTCCGGCGTTGGTCCCGGAAAGGGCGGCCGAAAGGACAACTCCTGGAAACCCGGCTGGAATCAGATCCGCCATAAAACCATTTTTGACCATGCGAAATCCAGCCGTTTTTCCACTGGTTTTTTTTACTCAAAAGAAAAACTTGGGTTTTTGCTTTCAGACGCGGTTGACCAACACAAGTTGGATCCGGATTTTTCAGTTGAAAACGCGGAGGCCTTTTTCAAAAAGCCGGGCCGAAAAAAATTCTGTTTTCTTCATGTCGGCGGACTGGATAGAACAGGGCCGACAGAAGGCTGGCTGTCCAAAGGGTACATGGAAGAGCTGTTTTTCATTGATGAGAGTCTGTCTTCTCTGGTTGAGCTGATCACATCAAAAAAAGGATACCTTCTCATCATCACCAGCGACCACGCCGGACACGGCACGATTCATGGCAGCGATCATCCGGACGACGCAAAGCTCCCTCTGGCGATGGTTTCAGACATTGCTGATCTGGAGCGATACCAGGGAATGGACTATTGTGTCACAAAACTCAAAGCCATGCTGAAAGAGATTCTGAGCTGGTAA
- a CDS encoding Nucleotidyltransferase, giving the protein MKTMTTEALVSKLRELKPHILYKFRAEEIRLFGSRVKGEQNDQSDVDILVDFKNEADLFDLTGLAIFLEDTLKQKIDVVPKRALRKEMKDSISNEAILI; this is encoded by the coding sequence ATGAAGACCATGACCACGGAAGCGCTTGTTTCAAAACTGCGTGAATTAAAGCCTCATATCCTTTATAAATTCAGGGCTGAGGAGATTCGGCTTTTCGGCTCCCGCGTTAAAGGAGAGCAAAACGATCAAAGCGATGTCGACATCCTTGTGGACTTTAAAAATGAGGCAGATCTTTTTGATCTGACCGGTCTGGCCATCTTTCTGGAAGACACGTTGAAACAAAAGATAGATGTCGTTCCCAAAAGGGCTTTAAGAAAAGAAATGAAAGACTCCATTTCTAATGAGGCGATACTCATATGA
- a CDS encoding conserved hypothetical protein (Evidence 4 : Unknown function but conserved in other organisms), whose product MAGMRDKLIHFYFGVDYQLVCQTVKDRLPRIQSEIKDIYDELI is encoded by the coding sequence ATGGCGGGAATGAGAGATAAGCTCATTCATTTTTATTTTGGCGTTGATTATCAGCTTGTCTGCCAAACGGTCAAAGATCGTTTGCCCCGAATTCAATCAGAAATCAAGGACATTTATGACGAACTCATCTGA
- a CDS encoding conserved hypothetical protein (Evidence 4 : Unknown function but conserved in other organisms), translating into MKPGKNDIPVKIKISGRRLEELQKHTWHMCEAFGLDRKVENYKGVRPISFYSWDLDCILDVLDIVLNDDKEYPDKKDEGFIKLHELYLELKKASKKIYRD; encoded by the coding sequence ATGAAACCTGGAAAGAACGATATCCCTGTAAAGATTAAAATATCGGGACGACGGCTCGAGGAACTGCAAAAACACACATGGCACATGTGTGAAGCTTTTGGGCTGGACAGGAAGGTTGAAAATTACAAGGGCGTGAGACCCATTTCATTTTACAGTTGGGATTTAGACTGCATTCTTGATGTGCTGGATATCGTTTTGAACGATGACAAAGAATACCCTGATAAAAAGGATGAAGGATTCATCAAGTTGCATGAATTATATCTGGAACTTAAAAAAGCAAGCAAAAAAATATATCGAGATTAA